Below is a genomic region from Nilaparvata lugens isolate BPH chromosome 8, ASM1435652v1, whole genome shotgun sequence.
tcaaattcctaacctcaatactggggactcagtacaagattcattatATGTGTTTCGACTTAACCTTGGCGGCGATAGTAATTCCCCAAGAAGAGCTTCACACATTTGGCAATTTGTGATTaccatattattatcaaattaatttgataatggTACAAGCTATAATCTCAAGTAACAATCTTGTGTCAATAATAGCAACAAACTATAATACAGCTCTCGTAATAGGTAGTGAAATTCATAAGAAAATTGTTTCTATTGTTGGTAGAGTCAATGATATTTCAGTGTTAGTGATTCAATTCTTCATACCGAGGTACATGAGTTTCAAATCTTATGtttattacttattacttattcgATATACTTATTACTTCTATTTCAAAACTGTATTTCTATTTCAGCTGAAAGGAGTGATTGTTAGTGAGGATCTTGAAGTGCTGTATGAAACGCATGTACAGTTCGACAATGCATTGCCTGAGTTCAGGTTTGTAACACTTGAATGtatatttatcatcaatttcaatagAATTAAAACATCGGTAGCTTAACACAATATGAttagtaaatttaaattatatttgcGTATTTAAAAATGTTTGCTTCATCTTTCAATCATGCCTATATGATTTGttttatcagttatttttaaaacTGGAGATTGACggtgaaaaattgattttcaagaTAAGAATTattaaggttgtgcaaaggctaaaaataaactttctactggtgatatttttcaaaaattctccatttgaatattattatcaagctatcaaaatgaagaagtttcctcaggaaaacattttttccccaTAATTTCTTTTATGAGCGCacaaagttttaatttttgagacaacatttcaaattcggtagtaGATTAAACAATGAGATCGAGAGGATTGAGAGGataaatatttgatattttcgaaaaacgtttgttttattcaatcaacaatagcctaccatgaagaatttatcctctaaatctgaCTGATTAATCTCttaatcaaatcgaaaaactttgaaaaatatcaccagtagaatgtttattttcagccttatTACTTATCTATCTATGCAAAAgatagttcggccggatagagccggaaatgACCCATTTATGGATAgacccattcaattcggatcgagaAATTGATCGTGCatggccgtatgaacctgttgcaatggacgagtaTCTATTCcgttctttgttgggggatcgttcggtcgcGTTCAGTAGTTttggccgatgctagttcgcaCGAAAACGGTTcaagtggacggcccacctaaaCCTGtttttcctttcccaatcattcatattgagttaagaatgatattgtatatgtgaatgtataaataatataacttGTATGACAGAACCCACAGTGGGGTGATTCTAACGGATAAAACGACAGTGACGGCTCCTGTGCTGATGTGGGTGAAAGCGTTGGATATTCTGCTGGACAAGATGAGAGTTTGCGGCGCCGATTTCTCAAAAGTGTGCGCTCTCTCTGGTAGTGCGCAGGTCAGTAAACCAAGAATTCACCAACTAaactaaatattgaaaattaaacatCACCAACTAAATTATTGGTTCAATAAATAATGTCAATAATCATCGACTTACATAAGATCATCCacaaaattgattcaataactgTTAAAAATCTACTTAGGAAAGAGAAAAGTTACTCCTTGCTTTGTCTCGATTTTATCGTGATATACAGGAGTACCAACTTTTTACAGTGGATGTTACTATTGCACACACTGTGACATCTTATGCGGgatttgaatattcataatttattaacaacTGAAATTACTTTTAATTCTAAAGGCACCCATCCACGGTCAAACAAACTCGTGTAAACTGGTATGTACTCGTAAGATCAAGCCCCGCAACATGAACTTGCTTGTTTGACCGTGGTTGGGGGCCTCCAGAAAGACAGTGTGGGTATTcaccatttttattatttttcttccataAGTGTAATCTTAATGTTAATCTCAGATAACAAACAGTGTATTTCTCTGATGATTCATTTGAATTAGCATGATTTTTATTGTTTactagcatgtaacccgtgctttgcactgggGAAAATTTGGTGTTGTAAAATTCAATCTACTTATGTCCAGTAAACATAAAAcatagaattgattatttattattttgttcaaaattacgtggataatcttaataatagttgaaaatttCCAGCAAAAAAATGGGTGGATATGTCTCAAACAACAACCTTCGATTTACCAACCGCGTTTGCTACCAACTAAGCTAGGGAGTCACTTGGAGAAAGCCCTGTTCGTTAGGGCTTTTATAGTTACGTAAACTTTTAATCAcaaattgagaataaaattgtttcaattattaaattagaattaattgatttatagCATTAAAAATAAGCCCATGTCCATCCTCCGTAAATTCTGAATCTTaatgcaaatttcaagttaatcagtttagtagttcagacgtgatgattcgtGTATTTCTTGTCCCGATCAAGTTTAAGATCATTATTTCCTCTATTACATTATAGTTtaccataatatatattctaCTGTTTTTCTAGCAACATGGTACTGTTTATTGGAATAACGGCGCTGAAAACGTGCTCAAGTCGTTAGATCCGATGGAGTTCCTGCATTCGCAGCTGTCGTCCAGCTTCTCAGTGTCCAACTCACCGGTCTGGATGGACTCCAGCACAACCAAACACTGCCAACGATTGGAAGCTGAAGTGGGTGGGCCAGAggtaaattttaataatttctgtCTTAAAtagatttaatatattatttatttactcaattGTAGACAAAACACGAATCATTTTCCTACCAATCTGATCCCGGACAGCATAAAGCATCCCTCACATTGTTGAAATGTATTagataggtactgtacattaaGGGCCattgggatttagctaagctctagacttcaaacagctggagtcagaaaattggctttccgaaacgggacgtagtcgtagtccacgtttaaatgaaatttcgaaaaactagaaaatcgaACACaagataaaataaagagaaaatagtgtaaagtttcagctattttgaattgtatagagatgtttcatttcgtcaaggaaaaacctttccaattatagaaatgagaaaataaagattatcataaattcTACTACTACGTCCCGTttcagaaagtcaattttctgtcTACAGCTGTTGAAAgactagaacttggctaaatgccgagctcggaaaccggctctaagtagttttatcatagagaaatgatatgccaagccgatagttcacatagttctttcctatgcagctgtgtgacgctggtagtctctcaaattgtgcctaTCACCCctacaaaacagtgaaaattgacaataatcgacagtaatcggcttgagataacagtaaaagttgcgacataatttccctataccatgggatatctacttacgctattgtttttctaagGTTTTATCGAAAAATTAGAGGTTGCTCTAGGTGTACTTgaagtttttataataatttattgataagtaaTTCGTACATGGATGATTGACATATACTTTTTGGACTGCTTTGTGCGTTTTCTTTTACTGTAATGTTCTAGTCTAGGGAAGATATTTCAGGTGGATCTTctattgaataaagtattctacTAGAATGAGATTCACCTCAATATGTcagtattagttgaatgagaagcGTTGATGTCCATattaaggaatactgacagttcaatTGGATCTCACTGTAGATGAATTTTCAAGAATtccattcataattaatcaCAGTGATTTGGTTCTGTTTTTGAATAGTATTTAGTATCActcttttttgtattatattgGTAGTATTATATAGTCAAAAGTACCgtattctataaataaaaatataatctcagtatcctttaaacatgttgtgacaaaataattaaaaagggtactgagatttatattaaaagtacccctaaagaaaaaagacaataaaataCCGTATTGTAATTGTGATTTTGTGGATGCAAATTTctaagtttttcattttgatatttttcGCAGAAACTTGCCGAAATCACTGGTTCTAAAGCATATGAAAGATTTTCAGGAGCGCAAATTGCTAAAATTGCAGAAACGAAGTCTATTGCGTATAACAATACCGAGGTAAGTTAAATtgtaacttgaaatatttacaaCCAAAACTATATCCCTCAACAACTGTATATACAGTAGCTATCGAAGTCATTAAAgattttcatttcttctcttGTGAAAAATCCATGAGATTGGCTGTACTTGCTTAtataaaacaatagaaaaaattttataaagtggagaaaacataacctattttctggaatattttaatgaatcagtgttcgggggagaaagttttgggctgtgcctattGATTCTCCACcaaattatttttagaaaataattgtgtatcattgaatcaataaaagaataaacgAATAGTGAAATACATATGATgtaatgaatcaatttttgaaatcgCTAGACTTACttgtttcaaaacataataaaggCTTCTATCATTTTGTAATCTATTCTGCTAGATGAACATGATTGCTGGTGAAATACAATAGATAATCTCatacaaattattgaaaaatcattttaaaatcgtttatttttgtcaaacataatataggctactatCATCTTGTAATCTAGACGAACATGTATGATTGCTGGTGAAATATACTAGATAATCTCacacaaattattgaaaaggaaTAAAGTATTCGAATATGTTTATGTTTTCAGAGAATTTCATTGGTTAGTAGCTTCTTAGCATCCCTATTCTTGGGCTCATATGCGcctatcgattactctgatggCTCGGGTATGAACTTACTGGACATCCGGAGCAAAGAATGGCATGAAAATTGCTTAAAGGTGAGCTCTCTCAATcacttactatagtgaggtccacgttataatgacagtatttgatcaactttgtttttgctatccttgtctatcattcgacagagccggttgtactatccttttctaggtcgaCAACGATGTcaaatatgtttttgacagtgtagaaatataattaattaatgcagagaatcggcatcgctattcttctatctttatccactgccattataacgtggaccacactatataaGGTTTCCGATCACAATGCATTTGATCTGTTTAAGTCAATAGTTGTAATTGATTTTTGGTGCTTGTTCTGATTTCAAATTCTGTGGGAAATCAAAACAATGTGTTATTCCGATTATGATATAATGAGGTACTCACTCATAattaccagtagttctgtgaacagtagacctcacgcagtattctcatccacaagtacctgatgtcacctattttaaatgttaaaaaactcagttcacgtttgaatttgtattccatatgatataattcatccagttccgtgataatcttcccATCTgatgataattaatttttttaaatcaaaaatattataatttttcagcattattcagttcatttgatcatttttaaatcacctattaaatttgttttttttttcaaatgtaagaatattgatactgatgggcacgcataataataccatgactgcaaaacaaaatattgaaaccagaGACATTGAAAATGCAttcctctttaaggtctttgattgaaactatagaccatatagaaatacagaattagactggcttctccagacatctgtaaATCAatagctgattgattatgaataattctatagtcagattaatcctatcttcagagtagacgatatatatagtgatatcggagtatggaggggttccttttcttttcatattatccttaaaaagcaaaatttcaaaaaaaccttgtgtatacatcgacgcgcagttgaaaaagggatatttctgccaaatctcatagaattctatcaacgcgtttggccgtaattgtattacatacatacagacagacaaaagaaaatccgagttaaaacatagatcTCACTATGTTCGGTCAATCAGTAAATTTAAATGAAACAACTTGATAACATCAAACCCATTGATTCATTGGAAAAATTCGAGATACTACTTACTGGGTTCGGTTGttacctaaaggtgcgtacagatttacgcgccgcgaacataagcaattcacttttaatcagctgatgccaagctttttatatctgtatcttaccgtttctgtaaaaatacagatataatcatctgattaaaagtgaattgctcatgttcgcggcgcgtatatctgtcaTCTGtaatcaatctctagtaaacacTATCACAATCTACATGTTTTGTTACATAATTTATGTTTGTGTTAGGTTTGTGGGCCTACCTTGGACGACAAATTGGGTGAAACAGTGGCTTCGCACACAGATCTAGGTCCGATAAGTGACTACTTTGTACAGAGGTTTGGTTTCGACCCTCAGTGCAGAGTGATTGCATTTACTGGCGATAATCCTGCATCTTTTGCTGGTGAGTGTGATCAATAATCTTTTGTTAAAGATTAATTGAAACAACTCTATTCTCAATATTCAGTAAAATAAATGTATAGAGTAGATAAACACAAAATTatgtaaataaacaaaaatttgtAGAAGCTCTGTCTTATTGCCATCATTAATATTCTATTACTATTTTAAATCAGTCTAGCCAAATTCTAATTCACTCTTATAGCCTATAATTTCAAATGTCCTTCGAAGATTCAGTTGAAATCCAATAAATCTGGATTTTTTGTTATTCCCATGTTATTGCGATTTTCTTAAAACCTATGAATTTCATCAACCTCAAGCTAAATAagtttaacaataaataatgtCTATACTTAGAAAATGAAACTAATCTATAGAATTCCATCTAACAAGAATTCAAGTCTAAGAATTAGATTTCTTTCAGATCTCATTTAGAAAACTTCATccaaaaattcatttgaacttGGTTTGATAAAAGGATACCTGTAAGGTTATGTGGAATTTTATCGGGTTTTCAATGTATTGaaaggaataaaaaaatatttaataattttttatctgTTGTACAGGAATGCGTCTCGGTCCATCTGATATGGCCGTAAGCCTTGGCACAAGCGATACCGTATTCTTTTCATTAACCAACCCAAAACCTTTAAAAGAAGGACATATTTTGGTCAGCCCCATTGACCCAAAACTATACATGACTCTCCTCTGGTGAGTATTTGAAATTGTCTTCTATCACtttttgtgccggttgcacaacagccggttaaattttaaccgtgattaattattccacgtgaaccaatcagagaagccgtcttttaaAAAACgccctctctgattggttctcgtgcaATTAAACAcgcttaaaatttaaccggctgttgtgccaCCGGGCCTTTGTCTgttacttggaaaattggaaattcTCTAGTTTTTGGTAAATTTGACTTGTTGAAGTGCAGTAGTACAAAATTAGGGCCCTCTCTTGTCCCTTGTTGTTGTAAATGTGcctaatcaataattttcattccaTCTAAGTTCCTTTATTGAGTAATGTGACCTAATTTTAACTAGTCTATAGTTGAAATTCATGGTAAAATTATCATGTTCGTATCAAAGAATGAGTTTGGTTTTGTTCAGTGAGTTATTGTGGCCTCTAGAAGTGTGAAAAATCGAAGTCTTTAGCAAGTATGCAATAGATTTagtaatttcttcaattttgtttCAGTTTCAAAAATGGATCGTTAGTTCGAGAACGAATAAGAGACAAGTACTGCAAAGGATCTTGGGAAGAATTTGGGACGTTACTAGAGAGCACTCCAAGAGGAAATTTTGGAAATATAGGTAAGTTAGGATTTCATACAAAAAgttcttaatttatttaaattatcttCTCGTCTGTTTCTATTGCTAGTGATAATGAGAGTCGCTCTATTTCAAGAGGTTGtcttatattaatttattttatgtcaattaaattcaatgtgtaatagtgtgaatattgagtgggtattattgtagttgttttgtgtatcttattattttttcaggttttgaactggaatgaactttgattttactgttgttgaaccctgcgtttttagtgagaattgactctgtcttgtttgatttgctaacttgttgctcagATGTTCAaatttaaagcaattttcgtgcattttccaagtgcagtttcaatttcatgtcgaaaaagccactgtatttgaaaattgtacgagcattgaccttttgcagctttggcttttccactggaagttatgctcaacgctcgtggaggggaattttcagtgaaaaggccacagttcgaattgagacgtaactgggaaaacatctaacggtgtgcgagcctcggaaaaattgttaagttttcagttatcagaaatttttatctagttgaataggaaaccaaattttatagtaagtaggagtagaatcaggaaattatttgtgcgtgtgagttcaagtatagtgagttttattaaagcgtatgtgagtgtttctgtagagtccaagtttgaatattgttaaaatggtgagtgccgaaaatttgttgtttttcttattaagctcaaaatttagtaccgtacatagaatgaccgaggcccgaatttagttgcagcaagttagcaggttcccaaaatgtatagattaaaatggagtatgtcttcttgacctgaatcgatgctgaataactttgttctgtttgaaaatttgacatgttacctgacttttattaattcgttctacctatttagagttcaataaactagaagttgaattttattagtatttttcattgaagttcctggctcgtagttgctagttgctaaaataggtgacaattagataatgatgataatctgtgcatttgaatgaacgaatccactaaaagctcccaaccaatcgaggattcaaataccggtagatgaactgatagcagtaaactttagcaaatattatagaagagaagaaacaccccctctccgtttacattggtggccagcggtggtatagtctgcaagaatgactatcgaaccacatgtactcttatatatttcatattttggaagattaacTAAATAGAGACAAATATATCTCCGgtttcagaaatgatgtcaggtgtggtgtagggttaaaattacctccaccggttacaaatgaaaaaaaatttattatcaaaaatggATTAACaagttttgtttttcaatagtTTGTCTACTATATTACAATTGACTTCCTGAAAATTGTCTAGGTTCATAAGAACAGCATTTTATGGATTGTCTCTCTATTCTTTCAACATTGTTCTGTTTGCTCTTCCATAGGATTGTATTACGACGCGATGGAAATCATTCCGAAACTGATGGGAGAGTTCAAGTTTGACCGAGCCGATTCGCCGGTGACGAAATTCTCATCTCCTGAACAGGAGATTCGAGCTCTCATCGAAGGCCAATTCATTGCCAAGAGAGCTCATGCTGAAGACTCAGGATTTGTCGTCGGTATGGTGTACATGATATTCTTTTGATACCtgatttaaaaatgtatttagaAATAGAAGGCTGTGCACCATGCTATCGGAAGCTTTTTACTCGTGAATTTTCTCCAAGTTTTTCTATTTGGAGACTATCAAGTTACcaaaatagaacaaaattaCGCTGTAAAACTTGTTTAGgctatataatttttaattattgagatGTAATCGCCCAAAGTTGAAATTTTGGAGAACATCCATTTCCGAATTGGTAGCAAATAACTTCATGAAATTCATTGAGGATAAGATATAATtttcttacttacttactttcgATGTCTTCACCAGGTCCTAGGATCGG
It encodes:
- the LOC111051165 gene encoding xylulose kinase isoform X2, whose amino-acid sequence is MTLKEERTYFGMDLSTQQLKGVIVSEDLEVLYETHVQFDNALPEFRTHSGVILTDKTTVTAPVLMWVKALDILLDKMRVCGADFSKVCALSGSAQQHGTVYWNNGAENVLKSLDPMEFLHSQLSSSFSVSNSPVWMDSSTTKHCQRLEAEVGGPEKLAEITGSKAYERFSGAQIAKIAETKSIAYNNTERISLVSSFLASLFLGSYAPIDYSDGSGMNLLDIRSKEWHENCLKVCGPTLDDKLGETVASHTDLGPISDYFVQRFGFDPQCRVIAFTGDNPASFAGMRLGPSDMAVSLGTSDTVFFSLTNPKPLKEGHILVSPIDPKLYMTLLCFKNGSLVRERIRDKYCKGSWEEFGTLLESTPRGNFGNIGLYYDAMEIIPKLMGEFKFDRADSPVTKFSSPEQEIRALIEGQFIAKRAHAEDSGFVVGPETRIIATGGASSNKAVLQVLADCFNSPVYTLDLSNSAMLGSAYQAKYGQMRRNGETDVNFLSVTSAAPPAKLLCQPYPDAATVYDPMVERYREIIAKLEEKASLAK
- the LOC111051165 gene encoding xylulose kinase isoform X1, which produces MTLKEERTYFGMDLSTQQLKGVIVSEDLEVLYETHVQFDNALPEFRTHSGVILTDKTTVTAPVLMWVKALDILLDKMRVCGADFSKVCALSGSAQQHGTVYWNNGAENVLKSLDPMEFLHSQLSSSFSVSNSPVWMDSSTTKHCQRLEAEVGGPEKLAEITGSKAYERFSGAQIAKIAETKSIAYNNTERISLVSSFLASLFLGSYAPIDYSDGSGMNLLDIRSKEWHENCLKVCGPTLDDKLGETVASHTDLGPISDYFVQRFGFDPQCRVIAFTGDNPASFAGMRLGPSDMAVSLGTSDTVFFSLTNPKPLKEGHILVSPIDPKLYMTLLCFKNGSLVRERIRDKYCKGSWEEFGTLLESTPRGNFGNIGLYYDAMEIIPKLMGEFKFDRADSPVTKFSSPEQEIRALIEGQFIAKRAHAEDSGFVVGPETRIIATGGASSNKAVLQVLADCFNSPVYTLVSINLYFLILVKYSAQKSRM